The proteins below come from a single Chitinophaga pinensis DSM 2588 genomic window:
- a CDS encoding RNA polymerase sigma factor, with product MNDGQFIDASGLCRRIAAGDEAAFSQLVELFAPRLQAMAARITGSVAVADDLVQDTFLKVWLSRDQLSDVAQPAAWIKKICFYRAVNHVRRQSIHDHVIDAVGLQKENTVKTAEIVEFRQLLTMVNTAVQQLPEKQRQVYRLSREQALSISEIAEHMDLAVSTVKNLMVMALKSIRTSLQKSGYPLFVLLLLDFLY from the coding sequence TTGAACGACGGACAATTTATTGATGCTTCTGGGCTTTGCCGCCGCATTGCAGCTGGTGATGAAGCCGCATTTAGCCAGCTGGTAGAGCTGTTCGCTCCCCGCCTTCAGGCTATGGCGGCCCGTATTACCGGCTCTGTAGCTGTGGCAGACGACCTCGTTCAGGATACCTTCCTGAAAGTATGGCTCTCGCGCGACCAATTGAGCGATGTTGCCCAACCGGCAGCCTGGATAAAAAAAATATGCTTTTACCGCGCAGTAAACCATGTGCGCCGGCAATCTATTCACGATCACGTGATAGACGCCGTCGGACTACAAAAAGAAAATACCGTAAAAACGGCTGAGATCGTGGAGTTCCGACAGCTACTGACGATGGTGAATACCGCCGTGCAGCAACTCCCTGAAAAACAACGCCAGGTATACCGTCTGAGCCGGGAACAGGCCCTTAGTATCAGCGAGATTGCCGAGCATATGGATCTGGCGGTTAGCACCGTCAAAAATCTGATGGTCATGGCACTTAAAAGCATCCGCACTTCCCTGCAAAAAAGTGGCTACCCACTATTTGTCCTGCTTTTATTAGACTTCCTTTATTAA
- a CDS encoding GlxA family transcriptional regulator — protein MEKRVIFFLLDHVHLMDLAGAVTVFYEAGCCGRPYELRYVSPYPSIGSSAGLGFTKVEPLEAVVVQPEDIVIVAGIDLSKWDHTADDQWLHWLQHAAAIGATVCSVCTAAFVLAVAGLLNGRDCTTHWGYTKALAQRFPRTNVIENKLFVKSDNIYTSAGISTGIDLALYLVEADYGPAFAYTVAKDMVVYIRRDGDASQHSIHLQHRQHISHQVHQVQDHITRQLHTKLTITELAELAHMSPRNLTRLFKTTTGMTIGDYIRHLREEKAAQLLKEGHKLAWVGKTCGIGSSRQLSQLARKWSNG, from the coding sequence ATGGAAAAGCGCGTTATTTTTTTCTTGCTGGACCATGTTCATTTAATGGACCTGGCAGGCGCCGTAACAGTTTTTTATGAAGCAGGATGTTGCGGTCGTCCCTATGAATTACGCTATGTATCTCCTTATCCGTCCATTGGAAGCTCCGCAGGTCTTGGCTTTACAAAAGTAGAGCCGCTTGAGGCTGTGGTGGTACAGCCGGAAGATATTGTGATCGTAGCGGGGATTGACCTCAGCAAATGGGATCATACGGCGGATGACCAATGGTTACACTGGTTGCAGCATGCGGCAGCAATCGGGGCTACCGTTTGTTCGGTATGTACAGCGGCTTTTGTACTGGCGGTAGCGGGTTTACTGAATGGTCGCGACTGTACCACTCACTGGGGATATACGAAGGCGCTGGCGCAACGTTTTCCGCGGACTAACGTGATAGAGAACAAGCTGTTTGTGAAAAGTGATAATATCTATACCAGCGCTGGTATTTCTACGGGTATTGATCTGGCGCTGTACCTGGTGGAAGCAGATTATGGGCCGGCTTTCGCCTATACAGTAGCTAAAGATATGGTGGTATACATCCGCCGGGATGGTGATGCTTCCCAGCATAGTATTCATCTGCAACACCGGCAGCATATCAGTCACCAGGTGCATCAGGTGCAGGATCATATTACCCGGCAACTCCATACTAAACTCACTATTACTGAACTGGCAGAACTGGCGCATATGTCGCCCCGCAACCTCACACGCCTCTTTAAAACAACTACTGGTATGACTATAGGAGATTACATCCGCCATCTCCGGGAAGAGAAGGCCGCTCAGTTACTAAAGGAAGGGCATAAACTGGCCTGGGTAGGCAAAACCTGCGGCATAGGTAGCAGCCGTCAGCTAAGCCAGCTGGCAAGAAAATGGAGTAATGGCTAA
- a CDS encoding DJ-1/PfpI family protein, translated as MKHLFILLLCLPLWGLAQQQQANYICPPCGRACDSIIHHAPGVCAHCGMALMPKDTAKPVTYSICFYLYDGTEVLDFAGPMEVFSYAGFKIFTVGKTKAPVTVQGILKVIPDYSIADAPPANYFAIFGGDDGIATNDPEVISWIKKRDATTEGYFSVCTGAFVLGKAGLLDGLTVTTFHNSIQNLQGAVPSAKVLNNVRYVDNGRVITTAGISAGIDGALHLVARLRGEEAALRIAKHMEYDKYVPEQGMQVKR; from the coding sequence ATGAAACATTTGTTTATCCTACTATTATGCCTTCCCTTGTGGGGGCTGGCACAGCAACAGCAAGCTAATTATATATGCCCGCCTTGTGGACGTGCCTGTGACTCCATTATTCATCATGCCCCCGGCGTTTGCGCCCACTGTGGTATGGCGCTGATGCCAAAAGATACGGCTAAACCTGTTACTTATTCCATTTGCTTCTACCTGTATGATGGCACGGAAGTGCTGGATTTTGCCGGTCCGATGGAAGTATTCTCCTATGCAGGATTTAAGATATTTACTGTTGGTAAAACCAAAGCGCCGGTAACAGTGCAAGGTATACTAAAAGTGATTCCGGATTACAGCATTGCGGATGCACCGCCTGCTAATTACTTCGCTATTTTCGGTGGGGATGATGGTATAGCAACGAACGATCCGGAGGTGATCAGCTGGATCAAAAAGCGCGATGCCACCACTGAAGGCTACTTCTCTGTTTGTACGGGGGCGTTCGTACTGGGTAAAGCAGGTCTGCTGGATGGTTTGACTGTAACCACCTTTCACAACAGTATCCAAAATTTACAAGGGGCAGTTCCCAGCGCTAAAGTGTTAAACAACGTACGCTACGTGGACAATGGCAGGGTGATTACCACCGCCGGTATATCAGCGGGCATCGACGGGGCATTGCACCTGGTGGCGCGACTCAGGGGAGAAGAAGCGGCTCTGCGCATTGCAAAACATATGGAGTATGATAAGTATGTTCCGGAGCAAGGGATGCAAGTGAAGAGATAA
- a CDS encoding DNA/RNA non-specific endonuclease, whose product MKEKKLISIAITVALVVFVTCVRLRESSGNKSSDKPKKTSTAKSAHNTTKSSRNITKSSGSTTRSSEATTASRMIVPSSSNDCDTRVKNTSDNNHLLLGNPSDAQPCMMLVNNYLIDRTYYVASYNSQRGIPNWVSWHLDADDLGKTNRTDNFRADPELPGNFYHVEGTDYVNSGFDRGHNCPSGDRSNNTSANESTFLMSNMIPQAPRNNKRAWAGFEEYTRNTLVRPGNECYIIMGSYGTGGTGSKGKVKTIDQGNVTVPARIWKVVVVIPAGDNDLERLGSSDVTVVAIDTPNNNKTIDNSWRKYITSVKAIEDSTGYHLLSNLPKKVQLALKSKVYVP is encoded by the coding sequence ATGAAAGAAAAGAAATTAATATCCATCGCCATTACGGTGGCACTGGTAGTATTTGTAACTTGTGTAAGGCTACGTGAATCTTCTGGTAATAAGAGCTCAGACAAACCTAAGAAAACCAGTACGGCGAAATCCGCTCACAATACCACAAAATCATCCCGCAATATCACAAAATCATCTGGTAGTACGACAAGATCATCTGAGGCGACAACAGCCTCACGAATGATTGTACCTTCATCATCCAACGATTGCGATACACGGGTAAAAAACACCAGCGATAACAATCATCTGTTACTAGGCAACCCATCTGATGCACAACCATGCATGATGCTTGTCAACAATTATCTTATAGACAGAACGTATTATGTGGCGTCTTACAACAGCCAGCGTGGTATCCCTAACTGGGTAAGCTGGCACCTGGATGCCGATGATCTGGGTAAAACTAACAGAACTGATAACTTCAGGGCAGATCCTGAGTTACCCGGCAACTTTTATCATGTAGAAGGCACCGACTATGTCAACTCTGGTTTTGACCGTGGACATAACTGTCCCTCCGGTGACCGTAGTAATAATACCAGCGCTAACGAGTCTACGTTTCTGATGAGTAATATGATTCCACAGGCACCCAGGAACAATAAACGTGCATGGGCAGGCTTTGAGGAATATACGAGAAATACACTTGTAAGACCCGGCAATGAATGTTATATCATTATGGGCAGCTATGGTACTGGTGGTACCGGATCAAAAGGAAAGGTGAAAACAATCGATCAGGGAAATGTTACGGTACCTGCACGTATCTGGAAAGTAGTAGTGGTTATTCCCGCCGGGGATAATGACCTGGAACGTCTTGGCAGCAGTGATGTTACTGTTGTCGCTATTGATACACCTAATAATAATAAAACGATTGATAACAGCTGGCGAAAATATATTACCTCTGTGAAAGCTATAGAAGATTCGACCGGTTATCATTTGTTGTCAAATCTGCCGAAGAAAGTGCAACTGGCACTGAAATCAAAAGTATATGTGCCGTAG
- a CDS encoding ABC transporter permease, protein MIGSYVKTSTRNLLRNKLFSCISIVGLAISMSVGLLLIAFVLDLRSYDRFHKNGERIYRISSVATFKGEQGGKYASASIKTGKLIREKLTGIEEVAILRNDFSQDAQVGDHILPIKGFWAEPSFFRIFTFPMLQGNAATALRDPYSIVLTETAARKLFGNKDAMGSMIRFDTLEYRVTGVMKDVPFFSHIHFEALVSLSTADQLNKNDPHFGDWTNIWSNFVYILPSKNADMAAIQLQLDAIAKEENLADKDTRIQLSPLPLYNIVVGENLRRSEGGPGYVGPHVPPVVLGLLGGLALVVILSACFNYTNLSIARAMRRFKEIGIRKAIGAGASQVRLQFLAEAVMISLIALLLSFLLFLLLRPQLIHLAPEMQGTVKLDLTPAMIISFIVFSVTVGVIAGFMPAIFFSKVNAINALRNVSSVKVFRHLTLRRALVVIQYTVTLIFITATSIAYVQYKNILAFDLGFRTTNILNIYTEGNKPNVLLNELREIPEITALSRSLIVTGIGNYWGGNMKYKDVNDSTLVMTNHVDENYLPLHGYKLIAGGNFISRPTTAEAVSEVIVNEQVLRRFNIGIHAPEKAIGEQVMLNGRKLTIVGVMQDFHYGKVENLIGPVAFTCWTPEDRAVINASVKSDDMPATMAKIEAVWKKFDRVHPFNATFYDQSIEDAYSEFSIMIKIIGFLSFLAISIASMGLFGMVVFTTETRLKEISIRKVMGASFGNLIYLLSRNFLLLLSISAVIALPVTYLFFEKVVLSNFPYHTPVQIVELSIGFLAVLLIAIIMIGSQTMKAARENPIAVLKSE, encoded by the coding sequence ATGATAGGAAGTTATGTCAAAACATCCACACGCAATTTATTGCGCAATAAGCTATTCTCCTGCATCAGTATTGTTGGTCTTGCCATCAGTATGTCTGTCGGCTTATTACTTATTGCTTTTGTACTGGATCTGCGATCTTATGACAGGTTCCATAAGAACGGTGAGCGGATCTACCGGATCTCCAGTGTGGCTACATTCAAGGGAGAACAAGGTGGCAAATATGCATCTGCATCCATAAAAACCGGGAAGTTGATAAGAGAAAAGCTGACAGGCATTGAAGAGGTGGCTATTTTACGGAATGATTTCTCGCAGGACGCGCAGGTTGGCGACCATATTTTGCCTATCAAGGGCTTCTGGGCGGAACCTTCGTTCTTTCGCATCTTTACCTTTCCGATGCTGCAAGGCAATGCGGCGACGGCTTTAAGAGACCCTTATTCGATTGTGCTGACAGAGACGGCGGCCAGGAAACTATTTGGCAATAAAGATGCGATGGGCAGCATGATCAGGTTTGATACACTCGAATATCGTGTGACTGGTGTAATGAAGGATGTTCCTTTCTTTTCACATATCCATTTTGAAGCGTTAGTGTCACTGTCGACCGCCGATCAGCTCAATAAAAATGATCCGCACTTCGGAGACTGGACTAATATATGGTCTAACTTCGTGTATATCCTGCCATCGAAAAATGCCGACATGGCGGCTATTCAGTTGCAACTCGATGCCATTGCAAAAGAAGAAAACCTGGCTGACAAAGATACCCGGATCCAGCTTTCGCCGCTTCCGCTATATAATATTGTAGTTGGAGAGAATCTGCGTCGTTCAGAGGGAGGACCTGGTTACGTAGGACCGCATGTGCCACCAGTCGTACTTGGGCTACTGGGTGGACTTGCATTGGTTGTGATACTGTCTGCCTGTTTCAACTATACCAATCTTTCGATCGCACGTGCCATGCGCCGTTTTAAGGAAATAGGTATCCGTAAAGCCATCGGCGCCGGTGCAAGCCAGGTAAGGCTGCAGTTTCTTGCGGAAGCAGTTATGATCTCTCTGATAGCCCTTTTACTCTCATTCCTGCTTTTCCTACTATTACGTCCACAGCTTATCCATCTGGCTCCGGAAATGCAAGGTACCGTGAAACTTGACCTGACTCCGGCTATGATCATTTCCTTTATCGTCTTTTCTGTCACTGTAGGCGTTATTGCCGGTTTCATGCCTGCCATCTTCTTTTCAAAGGTTAATGCTATCAATGCGCTCAGGAATGTATCATCTGTAAAAGTATTCCGGCACCTGACACTCAGGCGGGCCCTGGTCGTGATACAATACACGGTCACGTTAATCTTTATAACGGCCACCTCGATAGCTTATGTACAGTATAAAAATATCCTTGCATTCGACCTGGGCTTTCGTACAACAAACATTCTGAACATCTATACGGAGGGTAATAAACCCAATGTATTGCTTAATGAACTGCGTGAGATACCGGAGATTACTGCACTATCCAGGTCTCTGATCGTTACCGGAATAGGCAATTACTGGGGTGGTAACATGAAATATAAAGATGTCAATGACTCCACCCTGGTCATGACCAATCATGTCGACGAAAACTATTTACCACTGCATGGATATAAGCTTATTGCCGGCGGAAATTTTATTTCAAGACCGACTACAGCAGAAGCTGTCAGCGAGGTAATTGTTAACGAACAGGTGCTTAGGCGATTCAATATAGGCATCCATGCTCCCGAAAAAGCAATCGGCGAACAGGTAATGTTGAACGGTCGCAAATTGACGATTGTAGGAGTTATGCAGGACTTTCACTATGGCAAGGTTGAAAATCTCATCGGACCGGTAGCATTCACCTGCTGGACACCGGAAGACAGGGCGGTTATTAACGCCAGCGTAAAAAGCGATGATATGCCGGCGACTATGGCTAAAATTGAGGCGGTGTGGAAGAAATTCGATCGTGTACATCCATTCAATGCTACATTTTACGACCAATCGATAGAAGATGCATATAGTGAATTTTCTATCATGATTAAGATTATTGGATTTCTGTCGTTTCTTGCTATTTCTATCGCTTCGATGGGGCTGTTCGGTATGGTAGTATTCACCACCGAGACACGACTAAAAGAGATCAGCATCCGGAAGGTGATGGGCGCCAGTTTCGGCAACCTTATATACCTACTGAGCCGTAACTTCCTTTTATTACTATCGATATCCGCAGTCATCGCGCTGCCCGTCACATATCTCTTCTTTGAGAAAGTTGTGTTGAGTAACTTTCCATATCATACACCTGTTCAGATTGTCGAGTTGTCTATTGGATTTTTGGCAGTACTGCTGATTGCAATTATTATGATCGGGTCACAGACGATGAAAGCGGCGAGGGAAAATCCTATAGCGGTACTGAAAAGTGAATAA
- a CDS encoding M57 family metalloprotease — MKTRRLFRLSIALAVLVSAASCKKDDAEKSQSSGATLTDKKLYETLKDAGFSDEKIKDRGDYYEVSGDLLFRKNATDVKKVEQYFAMKKASNDKDVHTEQWQYPTLITSYNVENIKVYVDPILKNLYYEVGIQEALGHWAKETNSKVNFSFIERANLSTYADVTFFQDNSISGWGEAEFPSSGYPGWRIRVNTNLSANLSLSQQEFLFTHELGHVLGLAHTDEYHPGYLIPGTPQSDPSSIMNSGPYNGGVVLPWNGFSTYDKAAIAYLYPWQTYDHWITFPEGKYEPLYGYSIFGGDRYSQPYASFDITWNNTLVNTPTVSLQLFEKGSLKGTLAANVPNTGYYRVENTPLLPTNISPGYSPLIQIRIVSNANPSISDMTSTFYVGFNGD; from the coding sequence ATGAAAACCCGAAGACTATTTCGTCTCAGCATTGCCCTTGCTGTACTTGTATCAGCTGCATCCTGTAAAAAGGATGATGCAGAAAAGTCCCAATCCTCCGGCGCTACGCTTACCGACAAAAAATTGTATGAAACCCTCAAAGATGCCGGTTTCAGTGATGAAAAGATTAAAGACCGTGGCGATTATTATGAAGTATCAGGAGATCTGCTATTCAGAAAAAATGCAACAGATGTAAAAAAGGTAGAACAATATTTTGCCATGAAAAAAGCATCAAATGACAAAGACGTTCATACTGAACAATGGCAATACCCCACTCTTATTACTTCTTACAATGTAGAAAATATTAAAGTCTATGTTGATCCGATACTCAAAAACCTGTATTATGAAGTGGGTATCCAGGAAGCATTAGGTCATTGGGCAAAGGAAACAAACAGTAAGGTTAACTTCAGCTTTATTGAGCGTGCTAACCTCAGTACTTATGCAGATGTTACCTTTTTCCAGGATAATTCAATTTCAGGTTGGGGAGAAGCTGAATTCCCATCTTCAGGTTATCCTGGATGGAGAATACGCGTGAATACCAATCTAAGCGCCAACCTGAGTCTCAGTCAGCAGGAATTCCTGTTTACACATGAACTGGGACACGTATTAGGTCTGGCGCACACCGATGAATACCATCCTGGTTATTTAATACCTGGTACGCCACAAAGCGATCCCAGTTCAATTATGAACTCCGGTCCTTACAACGGTGGTGTAGTACTTCCATGGAATGGTTTCTCTACTTACGACAAAGCAGCGATCGCTTATCTCTATCCATGGCAGACCTATGACCATTGGATCACCTTCCCGGAAGGCAAGTATGAACCATTATATGGGTACAGCATTTTTGGTGGCGATCGTTACAGCCAGCCTTATGCAAGCTTTGACATCACCTGGAACAATACATTGGTAAATACACCAACCGTATCATTACAGCTTTTTGAAAAAGGCTCTCTTAAAGGTACACTGGCTGCTAATGTGCCAAATACCGGCTATTATCGTGTAGAGAATACGCCATTGCTGCCTACAAACATCAGTCCTGGCTATAGCCCGTTGATACAGATTCGGATTGTATCCAATGCGAATCCTTCTATCAGCGATATGACGTCCACTTTTTATGTAGGTTTCAACGGTGATTGA
- a CDS encoding GH92 family glycosyl hydrolase, with protein sequence MYRHIYIIIVIAIFSSCVSQRENLSRYVDPGIGTAHSRWFFYTPAALPHGMAKLAPSTNGHYGNPSGWEAVGYDTRHRSIEGFAHFHEWQVGGIVVMPATGPRILTPGSLEDAEKGLKNGYRSLFDHKSEVAQPGYYKVKLDDYHITAELTATERVGFHRYTFPAAPDSRIILDIGNKQGESGEVLDAAVHMTDERHFEGFVTTYPAYIKKYDPQGKISMYFYGEISKQPATVGAFNANGIQENSRESKGKGAGLFLEFATTDQEVVELKIGLSYTSTLHAQKNLVAEATGIDFKKAQQLAAKVWEGELGKLKVSGKAVQDKTKFYTGLYHALLGRGIINDAGQANLYNTDAIWGAFWNLTQLWALAYPEHYNDYVRSQIDVYQKRGWFADGVTNGYFTSGVGTNFVGLAIAAAYQCGIRDYDTTLAYKAIRENETDGTDRPVGSGKLDVAAFNHYGYSPYLEEDKTDSTGSRFAASHTLEYSFSAFATAQMAKAMGKTADYDYFIGKSKGWQRLFNPASKLIQPKTVNGQFIDKFDPLEPWRGFQEGNAVQYTFYVPQNPAGLIEAIGKEEFNTRLDNIFTVARQNSFGGGKTIDAFAGIKASYNHGNQPNLHVSWLFNYSGKPWLTQKWTRAICDEFYGTESIHGYGYGQDEDQGQLGSWYVMAALGLFDVKGLTDLRPVIQLGSPVFDQASIQLGNGKTLHITTENNSKENIYVQEARFNGKPLENAWLYRDELMKGGKLWMKMGNVPNEKWGREAPPSVQ encoded by the coding sequence ATGTACAGACATATATACATTATTATCGTTATAGCCATCTTTAGCTCCTGTGTAAGTCAGCGGGAAAACCTGTCCCGGTATGTAGATCCGGGTATCGGTACCGCCCATAGCCGCTGGTTCTTTTATACCCCGGCCGCGTTACCGCATGGTATGGCGAAACTGGCCCCTTCTACAAACGGGCATTATGGTAATCCCAGTGGATGGGAAGCTGTTGGTTATGATACCCGGCACCGGTCTATAGAAGGATTTGCGCATTTTCATGAATGGCAGGTAGGCGGGATTGTCGTGATGCCTGCGACCGGTCCGAGGATACTGACACCCGGCAGCCTGGAAGATGCAGAAAAAGGACTTAAAAACGGTTATAGATCCCTCTTTGACCATAAAAGCGAGGTAGCCCAACCGGGATATTACAAGGTAAAACTGGATGACTATCACATCACTGCCGAACTGACGGCCACTGAACGGGTGGGTTTTCACAGGTATACCTTTCCGGCAGCACCTGATTCCAGGATTATACTTGATATTGGCAATAAACAGGGAGAAAGTGGTGAAGTACTGGATGCAGCAGTACACATGACGGATGAAAGACATTTCGAAGGATTCGTCACCACCTACCCTGCCTACATCAAAAAGTATGATCCACAGGGAAAAATATCCATGTATTTCTATGGAGAGATCAGCAAGCAGCCCGCCACTGTAGGTGCATTCAATGCCAATGGTATACAGGAAAACAGCAGGGAAAGTAAGGGCAAGGGTGCAGGCTTATTCCTTGAATTTGCCACTACTGATCAGGAAGTCGTAGAACTGAAAATCGGTCTTTCCTATACGTCTACCCTTCACGCACAAAAGAACCTGGTGGCAGAGGCCACCGGTATTGACTTCAAAAAGGCACAGCAACTGGCAGCAAAGGTCTGGGAGGGTGAACTGGGCAAGCTTAAGGTCAGTGGTAAAGCAGTACAGGATAAAACCAAATTCTACACCGGACTGTATCATGCGCTTTTAGGACGCGGTATTATCAATGATGCCGGACAAGCGAATTTATATAATACGGATGCTATCTGGGGCGCTTTCTGGAACCTGACGCAACTCTGGGCACTGGCTTATCCGGAACATTACAATGACTATGTACGTTCGCAGATCGATGTGTATCAGAAACGGGGATGGTTTGCAGATGGTGTTACCAATGGCTATTTTACTTCCGGCGTCGGTACCAACTTTGTGGGACTGGCAATTGCGGCTGCTTATCAATGTGGTATACGTGATTATGACACAACATTAGCTTACAAGGCCATCAGGGAGAATGAGACTGATGGTACAGACAGGCCCGTAGGATCCGGAAAACTGGATGTAGCAGCCTTCAATCACTATGGCTACTCCCCTTATCTTGAAGAGGATAAGACTGATTCGACCGGGTCCCGGTTTGCGGCCTCTCATACACTTGAATATAGTTTTAGTGCATTTGCTACCGCACAAATGGCGAAGGCCATGGGTAAAACAGCGGACTACGACTATTTCATTGGCAAATCGAAGGGATGGCAACGGCTCTTTAATCCTGCATCCAAACTGATACAACCTAAAACTGTCAATGGCCAGTTTATTGACAAATTTGATCCCCTGGAACCCTGGCGGGGATTCCAGGAAGGGAATGCCGTACAGTATACCTTCTATGTACCACAAAATCCGGCTGGTCTGATCGAGGCCATCGGTAAAGAGGAATTCAACACGCGGCTTGACAACATCTTTACGGTTGCCCGGCAAAACAGCTTTGGCGGCGGGAAGACAATCGATGCGTTTGCAGGTATCAAGGCCAGTTACAATCATGGTAATCAGCCTAACCTGCATGTCAGCTGGTTATTTAATTATTCCGGTAAACCCTGGCTGACGCAAAAATGGACCCGTGCCATCTGTGACGAGTTCTATGGTACAGAAAGCATACATGGTTATGGATATGGTCAGGATGAAGACCAGGGCCAGCTTGGCTCCTGGTATGTGATGGCCGCATTAGGATTGTTTGATGTGAAAGGATTGACAGACCTTCGACCAGTGATACAGCTGGGTAGTCCGGTATTTGACCAGGCAAGTATCCAACTGGGCAATGGTAAAACCCTCCATATCACCACCGAAAATAACAGCAAGGAAAATATATATGTGCAGGAAGCCCGCTTTAATGGTAAACCATTGGAGAACGCGTGGTTGTACCGCGATGAGCTGATGAAAGGAGGTAAACTATGGATGAAGATGGGGAATGTGCCGAATGAAAAATGGGGTAGAGAGGCGCCACCTTCTGTGCAATAA
- a CDS encoding FAD-dependent monooxygenase, whose amino-acid sequence MDILRKKKVLVSGASFAGLSTAYWMNKMGYDITVVEISPDLKRGGTPVNIRGNTIDIAQRMGILEQIKANRLHLELCEFKDAEDVTVGSMLLRQAGEALPDDDLEIERDVLLDILFNSIKNDVAFIFSNSITTIDETADEIHVVFKDGSQDSFDLLFGCDGIHSAVRRIWFGPESDYIHFLGQYFSITIVNKLLIKENSAQFYNVPDKGIMLNAYNNKTDIIFCFRSDIDIPYDYRDEAQQRAIISTQFAGERWRSAELLEEVRQSGTFYFDKLCQVKMPSWTKGKVVLVGDAAYCASPAAGMGGSLAIDGAAALADAMYTHKDDLALAFQAYNKDFRPFIEAIQEEAVKNGLESFVPRTEEAIQKRNTVGF is encoded by the coding sequence ATGGACATACTAAGAAAGAAAAAAGTACTTGTTTCCGGTGCAAGTTTCGCCGGACTTTCAACCGCTTACTGGATGAACAAAATGGGCTATGACATTACCGTCGTAGAAATCTCACCTGATCTCAAGAGAGGTGGCACACCTGTTAATATACGCGGCAACACCATAGATATCGCTCAGCGCATGGGTATTCTTGAACAGATAAAAGCTAACAGGCTTCACCTGGAGTTATGTGAATTCAAGGATGCGGAAGATGTAACAGTAGGATCTATGTTATTGAGACAAGCAGGTGAAGCCCTTCCCGATGATGATTTAGAGATTGAACGGGATGTATTGCTGGATATCCTCTTCAACTCTATAAAAAACGATGTTGCATTTATTTTCAGCAACAGCATTACCACTATTGATGAAACCGCGGACGAAATCCATGTTGTATTTAAGGATGGCTCCCAGGATTCATTTGACCTGCTCTTTGGTTGTGACGGTATACATTCAGCCGTGAGAAGAATCTGGTTTGGACCTGAATCTGACTACATTCATTTTCTCGGACAATACTTTTCTATTACGATTGTCAACAAACTACTGATAAAAGAAAACAGTGCACAGTTTTATAATGTACCGGATAAGGGCATTATGTTGAATGCCTATAACAATAAGACTGATATCATTTTCTGTTTCCGTTCGGATATAGATATCCCTTATGATTATCGCGATGAAGCACAACAAAGAGCGATTATTTCCACACAGTTTGCAGGTGAACGCTGGAGAAGCGCTGAACTCCTGGAAGAAGTGCGGCAGTCCGGGACTTTCTATTTTGACAAACTGTGTCAGGTAAAAATGCCTTCCTGGACAAAGGGTAAAGTAGTCCTGGTAGGCGACGCTGCCTATTGTGCTTCTCCTGCTGCCGGTATGGGAGGATCCCTGGCAATAGATGGCGCTGCGGCATTAGCAGATGCTATGTATACACACAAGGATGACCTGGCGCTGGCATTCCAGGCGTACAATAAAGATTTCCGTCCTTTTATTGAAGCAATTCAGGAAGAAGCGGTAAAAAATGGATTAGAGTCCTTTGTGCCGAGAACCGAAGAAGCCATCCAGAAAAGAAATACGGTAGGCTTTTAA